CGACGAGCGCGGCCGGTGGCTTGACGAAGAAGTCGGGCTCGTCGGGGCGCTCGTAGTCCATCTGGTCGAGCGTCGCGGCGTAGTTGCGGCCGACGCAGTACAGCGCCGACGGCGAGCAGGGGTAGGTCAACTCGCCGTCGCGGCCGACGGCGTACTCGCCGTCGTCGGTGACGACCGTCCCGTCCTCGTAGCGGCCCTCGACGACGCCTTCGGGGGTCTGCAGCCGTGCCAGTCGCATGGCTCGCCGTTCGACGCTCTCCGATAACAATCCCCGGTATCGGTGCGACGCTACTCGTACTCCCGAAGCGAGCGCTGGCCCTCGGCGGCCGGATCGGCGCGCTCCCTCTCGTCCGTGTCCGGATCGTCGTCCGCGGACGCGACGGACGACTCGCCGTCCGCCGTTGCGCTATCCGTCGTCGCGCCGTCGGCCGCCCCCGACGACTGGCCCTCGAACCCGGCGAGGCTGGCCTGGTCGCTCTCCGCGAAGTCGAGCTTCGAGACGCGGACGCCCAGCTTGCGGACGCGGTCGTCGTCGAACTCTTCCAGTAGATCCAGCGCCGTGGACTCCAGCAGGTCGGGGTCGTCGACCGGTCCCGGGAGCGACTCGGCGCGCGTGTTCACGTCGTAGGGCGGGGTAACGACCTTGATCCCGATCGTCCGGTAGAGCGCCCCCTCCCGCTGGGCGCGGTCGGCGACATCGGCGGCCAGCGCCCGGACCTTCTCGCGCTTGCGCTCGCCGTCGTCGGTCGCCTGGGTGAACGCCGACTCCCGCGAGAGGCTCTTGGGCTCACCGACCGGCGTCACCTCCCGGGGGTCCTCGCCGCGGGCGTACCGCCGGACGGCCAGCCCGCGCTCGCCGAACCGCTCCCGGACGCGCTCGGGGTCGGCGGCGGCCAGGTCGCCGGCCGTCTCGATGCCCATGTCGCGTAGCTGTCGGGCGGTGACGGGGCCGACGTTGTGGATCTCGGCCACGTCCAGCGGCGCGAGAAACTCCCTGACCTCCCCCGGTTCGACGACGACGAGGCCGTCGGGTTTGTCGTAGTCGCTGGCGATCTTCGCCGCGCTCATCGTCGGTGCGACGCCGACGCTCGCGACGACCCCTACCTCGGCCTCGATGCGCTCTTTCAGATCGCGGGCGAAGCGCTCGACCTCGTCCCAGTCGACCCGGTCGGTCACGTCGAGATACGCCTCGTCGATGCTGACCTCCCGGACCACCTCGGCGGCGTCGTGGAGGAGCGCCTTCACGTCCGCCGCGACCTCGCCGTAGTAGTCCAGGTCGACCGGCCGGTAGAACCCCGCCCGTTCGACGTCCAGATCCGGGTCACGCGCGGCCTCGACCTTCCGAGGGAGCCGTTCGAGGGCCTCGGAGATGGCCATCGCGCTCTCGACGCCGAACTCCCGGGCCTCGTAGCTGGCGGTGGCCACGGCGCCGTGGGTCTCCGCGGACTCGTAGCCCATCCCGACGACGAGCGGCTGGCCCTCCAGGGCGGGCTCGCGCAGGCGTTCGCAGGCCGCGTAGAAACAGTCCATGTCGACGTGACAGACGACTCGATCGGGCGTCGCGTCGGTCCCGAGCGTCCCGAGGTCGCCGCTCATCGGTCCCGGTACCTCCCGGTCGGCGTCGGTCGGCAGTCCGCGGTCCGGCGCTCGCTCGCGGCCATCGCTTCCGCTCGCTCCCTAGCGTCGCGGGGCGAGACCCTCTCGCCGGCGTCGTCGGTCATCCGCTTGCGCGAGCGAGCGCCGGCGCTTCGGAACCGGCCGGCGTCGCCGCGCCGGTCGGCGTACTCGTCCCGTTCGGTGCGGGTGTGCCCTCGGGTGCGGCGGTGCCGTTCGGTCCCGGCGTGAGCGTTCCGTTCGGCGCAACCGTCCCGTTGCCCGGCGTCGCGGTGCCGTTGGG
The window above is part of the Halosimplex rubrum genome. Proteins encoded here:
- the dinB gene encoding DNA polymerase IV, yielding MSGDLGTLGTDATPDRVVCHVDMDCFYAACERLREPALEGQPLVVGMGYESAETHGAVATASYEAREFGVESAMAISEALERLPRKVEAARDPDLDVERAGFYRPVDLDYYGEVAADVKALLHDAAEVVREVSIDEAYLDVTDRVDWDEVERFARDLKERIEAEVGVVASVGVAPTMSAAKIASDYDKPDGLVVVEPGEVREFLAPLDVAEIHNVGPVTARQLRDMGIETAGDLAAADPERVRERFGERGLAVRRYARGEDPREVTPVGEPKSLSRESAFTQATDDGERKREKVRALAADVADRAQREGALYRTIGIKVVTPPYDVNTRAESLPGPVDDPDLLESTALDLLEEFDDDRVRKLGVRVSKLDFAESDQASLAGFEGQSSGAADGATTDSATADGESSVASADDDPDTDERERADPAAEGQRSLREYE